The proteins below come from a single Microtus ochrogaster isolate Prairie Vole_2 chromosome 8, MicOch1.0, whole genome shotgun sequence genomic window:
- the Tbc1d12 gene encoding TBC1 domain family member 12 isoform X3, producing the protein MVAGAKKREIKEAHKRKRIMKERFKQEESIASAMVIWINEILPNWEVMRSTRRVRELWWQGLPPSVRGKVWSLAVGNELNITPELYEIFLSRARERWKSFSETSSDSDVEGISVADREASLELIKLDISRTFPSLYIFQKGGPYHDVLHSILGAYTCYRPDVGYVQGMSFIAAVLILNLEEADAFIAFANLLNKPCQLAFFRVDHSMMLKYFATFEVFFEENLSKLFLHFKSYSLTPDIYLIDWIFTLYSKSLPLDLACRVWDVFCRDGEEFLFRTGLGILRLYEDILLQMDFIHIAQFLTKLPEDITSEKLFSCIAAIQMQNNTKKWTQVFASVTKDIKEGDKNSSPALKS; encoded by the exons aaattaaagaagcacataaaagaaaaagaataatgaaagaacGATTTAAGCAGGAAGAAAGCATTGCAAGTGCAATGGTAATTTGGATCAATGAGATACTGCCCAATTGGGAAGTAAT GCGTAGTACAAGAAGAGTTCGAGAATTGTGGTGGCAGGGACTGCCCCCTAGTGTTCGTGGGAAAGTTTGGAGTCTAGCTGTAGGAAATGAACTAAATATCACTCCTG AACTGTATGAAATCTTTCTTTCAAGAGCAAGAGAACGGTGGAAGAGCTTCAGTGAAACCAGTTCTGATAGTGACGTTGAAG GTATATCTGTTGCTGACCgagaggctagcctggaattaaTTAAGTTGGACATATCCCGTACATTTCCATCTCTCTACATCTTTCAGAAG GGTGGTCCATATCATGATGTTTTACATAGTATCTTAGGGGCATATACATGTTACAGACCTGATGTTGGTTAT GTCCAGGGGATGTCCTTCATCGCAGCTGTGCTCATTCTCAACCTGGAAGAAGCAGACGCCTTCATTGCCTTTGCAAATCTCCTAAATAAGCCATGCCAGTTGGCCTTTTTCCGGGTGGACCACAGCATG ATGTTGAAGTATTTTGCAACATTTGAAGTATTCTTTGAGGAAAACCTGTCCAAACTATTTCTTCATTTCAAGTCATATAGCCTTACACCAGATATATACTTGATAGATTG GATCTTCACGCTGTACAGCAAGTCACTGCCACTTGATCTGGCTTGTCGTGTCTGGGATGTGTTTTGCAGAGATGGAGAGGAATTTTTATTTAGGACTGGATTGGGGATCCTCCGGCTATATGAAGATATACTCCTACAGATGGACTTTATTCATATAGCACAATTTCTTACCAAATTGCCAGAAGATATCACATCAGAAAAGCTTTTCAGCTGTATTGCAGCCATTCAGATGCAGAATAACACCAAAAAATGGACTCAg GTCTTTGCGTCTGTAACGAAGGACATTAAGGAAGGTGATAAGAACAGCAGTCCTGCTCTGAAGAGCTGA